In the genome of Candidatus Paceibacterota bacterium, the window CTGGAATATGTTTTTTGCGCACAACGGTGATTATCGGGTAGTACCAATCTCGTATCCGGTTTCTATGGACGCAAATCTCGCAGTGAGCACGTGGCAGACGTTTAAGAATATCTATAAGCAAAATCGACGGTGGACATACGGCGTCGAGAATGTGCCGTATATTATCTATCATGCGATACGGAACAAGCGGTTTTCTCTCTTCGATCGACTCCGCATGGTATGGGTTCAGATCGAGGGGTTCTGGTCGCTTGCCACACATCCGCTCATACTATTCTCGCTCGGCTGGTTGCCACTGCTTGTTGGTGGGCGTGAATTTAGTACCACAATCCTCTCGTACAACCTTCCAATCGTCGCGCGCACCTTCCTCACGCTTGCTATGGGCGGCTTGATCGTCTCCGCGATCATCTCGACCTCACTTCTACCGGAGCGTCCACAACATTGCTCTCGATCGAAATATATTGGTATGACCTTGCAGTGGATCTTGGTGCCGGTAACGATGATCGTCTTTAGTGCGATACCGGGACTTGATGCGCAGACACGTCTTATGTTCGGTCGGTACATGGGCTTTTGGGTTACGCCAAAGCGCGCCACTCGTTCGACTTAAGGGAGATTCCAGGTATAGTAGTGGGTATGCAGCCACTTCCGAGAAAAACACGACGTATTTACTTGGCACTCCTGGTGCTTGTTTTTGTTGTGTTGGTTCCGGCAACCGTCCTCTATTCTACCGGGTATCGTCTCGGTGAGGGATTCTCTTTGGTAAAGACCGGGGGTATTTATATCGGGGTCGGTGAGTCGGGCGCGGAACTTCTCCTTGATGGAAGAGTACGGAAGAAAGTCGGGATTCTTAAGAACGGCTTCTTTGTGCAAGACCTTACCCCACGCGTGTATTACGTGCGAGTGGAGAAGGAAGGATATCGACCATGGGAGAAGATCCTCGAAGTAAATCCACAGCGCGTCTCTGAAGCAGCAGCGTTTATCCTCCCTGAGCACATTCCGTATGTCGAAGTGCTTCCGTCAGATTCAAAGTACGAAGACCTGCTTGATCTCTTTGCAACATCAACCGCAACAACACTCCAAACAGACGAGTACCCGGATGAGCTTGCCACCTCAACACACGGAGTGGTGCGTGAGGTGAAGCGCAAAGGAGATGTTGTCCTTTGGCAAGAAGAAGATGGGGTCTACGCACGCTGGGTCAATAGTGTGGGGCGCGCACCATCGTATTTCTGTGAGGAGCGGGTGTGCAACAAAGTCATACACGTAAAAGATCAGACTGTTGATTTCTTTGATTTTCATCCGCAGTCAAATGAGCTCCTCATCACTGTTTCAGATGGAGTGGCATATATGACCGAGATCGATCCACGAATTCCACGCAACACCCAGACACTTTTTGATGCGACTGGTATGATGGTCCGTACCAAGGGAGCGAGTATTTATTTCAAAGAACCAACAGGCACCGGATTTAAGATATTCGAGTACGAGTTGTAAGAAGGGTAAAGAAACAATGTTAATACCAAGGTCTTGAACCCGGTGATATATCATTAGATTCGAAGGTTCCACTCTTCGGCTTTCCGGGTCTGGAGACGTAATGCTCCAAAGGCACTTTTTTGGTATACTCAGGCGTATGACTGCTGAACATACAGCACACATACACCCCATCACGCGCATGATCCGCGAAATAAACGCGATTTTTGGCGAGATGGGTTTTACCTTTGCAGAAGGTCCTGAGATCGAGACCGAGCACTACAACTTTGACGCACTCAATGTGCCGGCTAATCACCCCGCGCGTGATATGTGGGATACTTTCTGGCTTAAACCACTTAACGCAAAGAAACTCCTCCGCACCCACACCTCACCCGTCCAGGTGCGCTATATGGAAGCGCACAAGGACGATCTCCCGATCCGGATTATTGCGCCGGGCAAGGTCTATCGACATGAGGCGACTGACATGACACATGAAGCGCAGTTTTACCAAGTCGAGGGGCTTATGATTGGGAAAGATGTGACCTTAGCGCACCTCAAGGGGGTACTCACCACCTTTTTTGAGAAGTTCTTCGGCGCGGATGTCGAGGTCAGGCTTCGTCCGAGCTATTTCCCGTTTGTGGAGCCGGGGGTTGAGATTGATATGCGCTTGGTGGGGGAGAATGTACCCGAGCGGCTCGCGGGGAAGTGGATTGAGATTATGGGCGCCGGCATGGTCCATCCGAAGGTGCTTGAGAGCTCAGGTATTGACCCGCGAGAATGGCAGGGTTTTGCGTTCGGTACCGGTGTTGAGCGGCTCGGCATGCTTAAGTACGGCATTGATGACACGCGCCTCTTTCACACAGGCGACCTCAGGTTCGTCAATCAGTTCTAAATTGGAGAGTAGAAAATGGGAGGTAGAAGATAGATACAATATGTCAAAAAGTTATGAAAATTTGGATATATGGAAAAATGGAACAGACTTTGCAACTCTGGTCTATAAAGTTACGTTGGATTTTCCAAAATCTGAACAGTTTGGTATCACATCTCAATTGCGCCGCGCGGTAGTTTCCGCCCCTTTGAACATTGCCGAGGGATCAAGTCGTACTTCTAAGAAAGATTATGCTCGATTCATAGAGATAGCCATAGGTTCTCTGAATGAGGTGGTAAGTTTACTCGTTATATCCAAGAATCTTGACTATCTAACAGTACAAAAGTATGAAGAAATGAAGGAAGCAGCCTTGGGTATCGGTCGGTCGCTTGGCGCTTTCAAGAAATATCTATTAAAATAGCTAACTACATTCTACTTTCTACCTTCTATGCTCATATCTTACAACTGGCTCCAGACATATTTTGATACAAAGCTCCCAACTCCCGACGAGCTTGCTGAGAAGCTCACTTTCCATTCGTTTGAGATTGAGGGGGTCGAGAAGACAGAGAACGACACAGTGATCGATGTAGATGTCTTGCCAAACCGTGCACACGATTGTCTCTCGCATCGTGGCATCGCGAAAGAACTCTCGGTTCTCTTTGAGATACCGCTTAATCGTGATGTGCTTCGTGAAGACGAGCCGGAGTTCTCTGAGTCGAAGCTTCTCTCGGTTGATATCGAGGACTCTCTTTTGTGCCGCAGGTATAGCGCTGCGGTTATTCGCGGGGTAAAAGTCGCACCATCACCCGAGTGGCTCAAAGCGCGTCTCGAGGCGCTTGGACAGCGCTCGATAAACAACATTGTGGACGCGACCAACTACGTCATGTTTGGGCTTGGACAGCCACTTCACGCATTTGACATGAAGAAGCTTGAGGAGCGGGACGGTGCGTATCGTATTAACGTGCGTTCAGCACATGACGGGGAGAGTATCACGACACTCACTGGTGAAGGGTATGAACTCACACCTCAGACGCTCCTCATTACCGACGGTAATAGTGACGCACCGATCGGGATTGCGGGCATTAAAGGTGGGAAGATAGCCGAGGTTGATCAAGAAACGACCGACATTGTGCTTGAGTCTGCGAATTTCAACCCGGCACACACGCGCAAAAGCTCGCAGATACTCAAGCTTCGCACTGATGCGTCGACTCGTTTTGAGAATGAACTTGCGCCGGAGTATGCGCCATACGGCCTTCGTGAAGTGGTTGCGCTCATCCTCGATATCGCCGGCGGCGAAGCTGAGGGGTATGTTGATATATTTCCACGACAGCAGAGTATTCCATACATAACAGGAGTATCACTTGAGGAGATCAACAGTCTTTTAGGCACTTCTGTGAAGGAACAGGATGTCGAGCAAATACTCGATCGTTTTGGATTCGTGTTTGAGAGGGTGTCGCCGATTGACCGGGTCCTTGAAGAAGCTCGGAAACACGAGGGTGTGTCGTATAAGTATGGAGCAAGTATTCGGTTTGACGCACCCAAGGCATTCGATTGCTCGTCGTTTGTCTCATATGTGTTCTCTCGCGCCGGGGTGGGGGTGCCGCGTATCGCTATTGATCAGTACGTATGTGGCGAGGAGGTGGCTGAAGACGACCTAAAGCCGGGGGACGTAGTTTTCTCTATTGGGAAGGATACAGAAGCACGAGAGTCGTTCAAGCGAGTTGCAGACGGTGCTGAGGTAACCGTACAAGCTGTTAAGTATCAGACCATTGAATACATGCCGGGTACTGCGGTTGTAAGTGGGGTGAGTCACTGTGGTATCTACCTCGGCGATGGGAAGGTGATCCATGCGGCGGGGAAGAGTAGCGACAATCAAGTGGTGGTCAATGATATTGCTCATGATGTGAATTTTGCAAATATTGTGGGGTATCGCCGCATGGTGGATACCGCTCCGCGTTTCGTTGTTGCGGTGCCATTTGAGCGGCTTGATCTTAGAATCAAAGAAGATCTTATTGAGGAAATCGGCCGTGTGTATGGGTATGAGAATGTCTCTGAGATACCTGTGGAGAAAGAGAAACAGAAGGTCTCAGTAAATAAGAATTTTTATTATGCAGAGAAGATACGCGACCTCCTCACCACAAAAGGGTTTGCTGAGGTATATACATATTCAATGGGTGAGTCTGGCGACATTGAGATTGAGAACCCGATTGCCGAAGATAAAAAGTTCCTCCGCACATCGCTTGTTGGCGGGCTTTCCGGTTCTCTTGGACTCAACACCAAGAACGCACCGCTTTTTGGTGGGGGAGATGTGCGCATCTTTGAAATCGGCAAAGTTTTTTCGGACGACATCGAGTACACTTCGCTTGGTATTGCATCCTCAAACAGCAAGAATGTTCTTGAGGTGCTGACAGACCTCTCAGGCGAACTTGAGCAAAAGATCGAGGCGTCTGAAAGTAATAAAGAGTTGTTTGTGTGCAACCTCGATATGCTAGTTGCAAATCTTCCTGAGCCGAAGGAGTACGATGTCTCAGTCGAGCAAAAGCAGGTTGTGTACAGACCATTCTCGAGCTATCCGTTTGCACTTCGCGACATTGCGGTGTGGGTGCCGGAGAAGGTGACAGCCGATGATCTTCTTGAGGAGATTGTGTCTGTTGCAGGAGACCTGCTCGTACAAAGCTCACTCTTTGATGAGTTTTCGAAAGACGGAAGAGTCTCGTATGCTTACCGGCTCGTCCTTCAATCACCCGAGAGAACCCTCTCTGATGAAGATATTGATGCGGTCATGAATCGTGTGACCGTGCAACTAAGCAACAAAGAAGGATTCGAAGTTCGGTAAGATAATCTCATGCGGTATGAGATAGTGAACAGGGCTTTATAGAGCCGCTCTGAGGTGCTTTCAATCCCTCCCTCAAGGCTGTCGGGACAGGTAAAATTACTTTATTTTTGGGGGTTATTTTGCTATAATTAAGGGTACTAATGGAGCTCTATTTGGGGCGACCATATTTATTTATGGCTGAGAGAAAAGCAAAAGAGACCACCGAAAAAAAGACCGCAACCCCCAAAGGTGCCAAGACTGCGGGGAAATATGGTGCAGAGGAGATCACGGTCCTTGAGGGGCTTGAGGCGGTGCGCCGTCGCCCGGGAATGTATATCGGCACGACCGGCCCGGAAGGGCTCCATCATCTCGTATGGGAGGTGTTTGATAACTCACGCGATGAAGCGATGGGCGGCTTTGCAGACCGTATTGAAGTAGCGCTTTTGCCCGAGGGCAGGGTGCGTGTTGCTGACAATGGTCGCGGTATCCCGGTCGACATTCACTCGAAGACAAAAGTCTCGGCGCTTGAGACGATCATGACAACACTTCACGCCGGCGGTAAGTTTGGCGGTGAAGGTTATAAGGTCTCCGGCGGACTCCACGGTGTGGGTGTCTCCGTGGTGAACGCACTCTCAAGGTATGTGAAGGCGGTTGTGCACCGCGATGGCGGTATGTACATGCAGGAGTACACCAAGGGTGGCAAAGCAAAGGCGAAAGTAAAGAAAGTAAGAGCGTCAAAACTCACCGGAACCGTGATCACCTTTGAGGCTGACCCGGAAATCTTTACTGAGATTGCCTACGATTGGAATAAGATCGTCTCACATCTTCGCCAACAGGCGTACCTGGTCAAAGGTCTTTCTATTGCCATCCTCGACTTGCGTGAGTACACAGGAGGGGTCGAGGATGAAGCCGGTCTTTATCTCCGCGACCTCGGTCTTGAGTGTCCGTCGATGTCATTTTACTTTGAAGGTGGACTCCTTTCGTTGGTGAAATTCCAGAACCGCCACCAGAAGTCGGTTCATAAGAATATCTTTTATGTTGAAAAAGAGGCGGATGATGTTGGGGTCGAGATCTCGCTCCAGTACGTTGACGATATCTCAGCACGCATCTCAGCATTTGCAAACAATATCTATAATCCAGAACACGGGACACACATCACCGGCTTCAAGACGGCACTCACGCGCACACTCAACAACTACAGCAAGAAGGCTGGCGGCAAGGAGGGCGAAGCATTCACCGGAGACGATGTGCTTGAAGGTATCACGGTAGTGGTATCGGTTAAGATGCCGGAGATCCAGTTTGAAGGGCAGACCAAAGGCAAGCTTGGGTCTGTTGAAGCACGCGGAGCTGTCGAGAGTGTCTTTAGCGAAGCGTTCAGCACTTTCCTCGAAGAACATCCTGAGGACGCTAAGATGATCATCGGTAAGGCGACGCTCGCGCTTAAGGCTCGCAAGGCAGCAAAAGCAGCCAAGGACAGTGTACTTCGCAAGGGAGCGCTCGAAGGGCTCACGCTCCCCGGAAAGCTCGCTGATTGTTCTACAAGGAATGCTGATGAGTCCGAGCTCTTCATTGTGGAGGGAGACTCTGCAGGAGGCTCCTCAAAACAGGGACGCGACCGGCGCACACAGGCGATCCTCCCACTTCGTGGCAAGATTCTCAATGTTGAGCGCGCACGTCTCGACCGCATGCTTGCCTCGAACGAGATTAAATCACTCGTGGTTGCGCTTGGTACTGCGATTGGAGATACATTTGATATTGAAAAGCTTCGCTACCACAAGATCATCATCGCAACCGATGCTGATGTGGACGGAGCGCACATTCGCACACTCCTTCTCACACTCTTCTATCGCTACTTCAAGCCGATCATTGAGGGTGGGTACCTCTACATCGCGCAACCACCGCTGTATAAGATTAAGAAAGGGCGCGAGGTGTCCTACGCGTACACAGAAGATGATAAGATAAAAATCCTTGGGAAAGATGCCGAGGTGATTGAAGAGACACCGGAGGGAGCAACTGATGTGGAGGAAGACGCAGAGGAAGCGGAAACAGGCGAGGCGAAAGCAAAGAGTTCAAAGAAGGTTCATATCCAGCGTTACAAAGGTCTTGGTGAGATGAACCCTGAGGAACTCTGGGAGACGACTATGGACCCTGAGCACCGTGTACTCAAGCAGGTTACCATTGAGGATGTGCAAGAAGCCGATCGCATCTTTGACACACTTATGGGTACTGATGTGGCGTCACGCAAGACATTCATCCAATCGAACGCGAAGTACGCACAGTTGGATATTTAATTATTTGAAGATACCAACACAAAACCCGCCTTTAGGCGGGTTTTGTGTTGGGTTATCCAGTTCTTCGCAAAGGTTACTCGGTCGTTACCGTGATAGGGAACTGTTTGATGTTGTTCTCTTCGTTGCGTTCCTTCATGCTTCCGGTTGGGTCTGCATTAATGGTGATTGCGCCACCATGAACTGCAAGGTCGATTTGGTTGAATTCAAGTGTGAAGACAATTTTGTCTCCGGGGTTGAGTGCTTGCTGGCTTTCTGAATGGAAAATATACATTGGCATAGTTGGAAGCACTGCGTTGAATGTCCACTGGTCTGAAGTCTTGTCGCCAATGTTTTTGATTTCGAAGCGGATTGCCGCTTTCGTGTCTGTTGCGGTGAGGGTGTCGATTGGAGTGAATGTGCCATCATTCTCAACAATACCGATACCGATGATATGTACCGCGAGATCAGGGAGTCCTGATGGGTTTGAGATAGTGCCTCCGTTGGTGATCTCGTAGGTCCCTGTGGTTTCCTCTCCCGGAGTGAGTGTATTGCCGCCAGCGGTGTTTCCTCCCGTTGGCGCGCCTAGACCGCTTTTTGAGATAGTAAGGGTCACTGAGCCGCTCGCTGCGGTATCACCGGATGTGTCCACCGCATTGATGGTTACAGGAACACTCACAAAGTCACTCCCTTCAAGGAGGGGGATTATAAGGAGCGTGCCTTCGGTGCTTGAGAATGCAAATGGTGTATCACACACGACCTCCTCGTAGATACCGCCGGTGTTTGGACTCTGTATCGAGAGTCCGTCACGACACGTAAAGGACGCCGTGTATGCGTCTGATTGTTTATTGCGGTGGCTCCATGAGAGCTCATACACACTGTCTGTTGGCACGATAGATTCCGGTGTATCGATGGTAATGGTCTGTGCCGGCGCGAAAACCGAAGTAAGAGAAGTGGCGACTGCGGCAAGGGAAGAGAGCACTGACGGCGCAAGGCGCGCGATCTGAACTGAGCCCCAGAGTCCGACTGAGAGGATGGCGATAAAACCAATAATAGCGAGTGCTTTCACACCGAGCTGCTGTAATTCTGCTTTTGGAAAATTTTTCATGTGCACCAATATGTATCACAACTCGGCTGCTGTGTCAAGTTTTCTCAGGAGGAGGGAGTCTTTCAGAGAGCATGGATTTCTTGACAATACTGCATATTTGGTGTATAAAGGCTCAGAGCATCTTATATGAAAGACCAAGGAATAAAAGGGCACACAGGTTCTCTCGTTACCGCCATTGTGGCGGTGCGGTGGCGTTTTCTCTTTCTCTTTGTCTTTATGTTTGGTATGACGCTCTTCTTGCTTTCAATGGTTGGGCTTGTCCCCGAGAGGATCACAGAGCGAGAGCCTGCAGGCACTGAGGTTGCGTATGCTTCTCGTGAGTACGCGGGGGACCCTAAGCGGATCCTCATCCCTTCAGTCGGAGTGGATGCTAATATTGAAAATCCACAGAGCCGCGAGATCGAGGCACTTGATCGTGCCCTCAAGGAAGGAGTGGTACGATATCCCGGCACCGGAGTGCTTACCGAAAATGCAAATATTTTTCTTTTCGGACACTCCAGCTACTTGCCGAGCGTCATCAACAAGAACTATCAGGTATTCAACAATCTACAGAAGCTTGGTGCGGGGGATGAGATCTTTGTTGATTCGGGGGATATGCGATATGTATACCGCGTCACATCGGTTGTGCTTGATGAAGCGGGAAATGTTGTTGTTGACTTCAGTCGTGGAGAGCGGATGCTCACACTTGCGACCTGTAACTCTTTTGGAGAGAAAGACGAGCGATACGTTGTCCGCGCAAAGTACGTAGGAAGCTACCTGCTTACGATCTAGGTCGTACGCAGATAGCTCTCTAAGTAGAGAGTGTTTGTTCTTTTATAATCCAGTTCACATTCTTCACGTCTCTCTCGCATTCTCGGGAGATCAGACTTCAACGTTCAAGAGAAAAGGAAAGGAGAGCAACCATGCTCAGAAATATCAGTGTTGTCGTAGTCGCTACGTTGGCGATTGCGGCGTGTGCGGTCCCCGTGAGGGTCGTCAACACCGAGCAGGAGTCGGTGCCGACCAAAGAGGTCTCACTACAGGAATCTATTCCTGTGGTCAGGGCTCCTTCTGGACCGGTGAAAGTCCGCCCGAAAGAGTGGTCTCTTCCCGGTATGACTTGGATTGGCGATGGATTCTCCTGCCCCACATCGGCCGTACAGGGCGAGCGTCTGCGCAAGTGGGCACGCCCCGGCGCACACCCATACGCCGGCACTCTCGGCCAGGCAATCGGGCTCTTCCGGGATGTTCCCAAAGAGGTTCGTGCCTCCTGGCAGGAGGACTTCAAGATGAACAAGCTCACGACACGCCCGCTTTCTGAAGGCGAGCGTTTCTGCGGTATGTTCTACACCATCGACGGCAAGAAAGGTCCCTACCATAGGGTCTGGCCGAATGTCAGGACTGGTGCGTGGGTCAACGAACCAAACGCCAACAACGGCGCTCGGGTCGTTACTGCCACCTATGGCGGCTACGAATGGGATCTTGTGATCCCGGACATCTGCGACAACGTCTCATACGTTGCTCGTAAGATGCCGACACCAGTCCCGCACAATACGCAGAGCGTCAAGCAGTCGGTATCTCCTATGCCGATACCGCTGGCTAAGCTGGCAGAAGATCCGTTCTTCATTCGGGTCAACTACTGGGAGTGGGATTCAATCCCTGAAGACCTTCAGAAGAAGATCATGAAGATCGTGGAATATGAAGGCAACGAGACGTACGCCGAAGAAGACGGCGCCGTCTCAAGGGACTTGTACGATGATTTGGTCGCGTCATGGAAAGAAGGTGGCGCAACCACGGTTACCGTCCCCACCTCGGCGTCGATCAGCTATCCGGGCAGCAACGGCGTGGAGAGCATCCTCTCGAAGCAGGGTGACCACGCTAAGTTCTCGGACCTTGTGTACTGGGAGAAGTACATCAGTCGTTCGCTTGCGTCAGAGCTCGAGAGTCAGGTTTTACTCTCGAGAGTCTCTGCAGAAGGGTGTACGGTAGTGTATCCCACTGAAAAGATGGAATACACCATCAGCACCCGACTGAACACGAAACCTAAAGCTCCCGGGGAACTTGCCTTATTGGCAAGGAATCCTAAGGAAGTAGGTGCGAACATGAACGTCGTACTGGATTGCCCGTAAGGGCTACTCAACTTGGTGTGGGAGTAGAGATGCGCTATAGTGCACCCTACCTCCCATACCTTTTTATACTTATGAAAAATCAACTCACAGAAAAGACATCAACAATGAACACAACGCTTATGCAGGCGATTCTTTTCTGTATTTTTTTACTTTCACTTTTTGCCTTTGCGCTCAATATCACATTTGAGGGGCATCAGGTACAGGTAGGCCCAACACAGGTACTTGCTTTTGGTAGTGGCGCTGGAGCAGGTGGTGGTGGCGGCGCAGGTGGTGGTGGCGGCGCAGGTGGTGGTGGCGGCGACTCTGCTGGTGGTAGTGGATTTGGGAGCGGTTCAGGCTCTGGTAACGGAAACTCCTCAGATTCAGGATTTGGGGGTGGTTCGGGAGCGGGGAATGGTAACCCGGGTGATCCTGGAGATGAGGGAGGTGGTACTCCGTCAAACCCGCCCCAGAATCCACCAACGCCGGATCCAACCCCGTCCTGTTCACTTTCTGTCGACAAGAGCACACTTACCCTTGGCGGATCTGCGTCACTCTCATGGTCTTCGAGTAATGTATCAAGTGGGTCTATCGACCAGGGAGTCGGCACTGTTTCAACTTCCGGAAGCACAAATGTTTCGCCGGAAAGCTCGGTGACCTATACCGGCACCTTTACCGGGCAGTATGGCTCTGCAACATGTTCAGTGTCGGTACAGGTTTCAACAACACCAGACCCGGAAGCACCATCGTGTTCTCTCTCGGTCGGAAAGAGTGTGCTTGCAAAAGGGGAGTCGACCACACTTTCGTGGACTTCAGTCAATACAATCGAAGGTTCGATTGACCAGAGCATTGGATCAGTTGACACTTCAGGAAGCACGAGTGTTACACCGGACAGCAACACAACATACACCGGTACGTTCACCGGGCAAGATGGTTCGGTACAGTGTCGTGCCTCAGTCGAGGTCACAACAACCCCGCCACCAGGATGTACGGTCAATTGTGGCGGAGGAATCGACCCGCCGACAGTCTCGCTCAACTCACTTAAAGGACCGGGGGAGAACCCACTCGCATTTATTACCCTCAGCCAGATCCCGTACACCGGATTTGACGCCGGACCAATCGCAACCGCACTCTACTGGCTCGTACTTATACTCTGGAGTGCCTTTCTTGCATACGCAATCATTACCTACAACATCGGGGCACGACTCTTCTCTTCAATCGGCGCAATTCTTGGAGGCGGTCGGACCTCTGCCCCTGCAGAGCGCGCGCAAGCCAACCGGTCTTTCTATGCTCATGAAATAGCAGATGACGCGACGGCAGAAGGGGTGCATGGTGACGAGCTCACCCTTGAGATTGATGGTGGTGTGCCACGGATTATCCTGAAGCGGGTGGTGGCTGAGAAGACCCCCACAGCTTTTCTCAATGAGGGACATGAGCAGCAGAACAACTCGCACCAGACCGCGTATATTAAGACAGATACTACCGACAGACTTCCTGTAGCTGGCACGCATACAGCAGTGCTTCTCCAGGCGATTGCCCGAGGAGACAGCGCGCGTGCACTTCGTGTGATTCAAGAGCATCGTAAAGAAGGTAAGGATGTGACCACTACACTTGTCTCGCTTGTGTGTGAGCTCGATCGACTTCACTGTGTCCGTTGTGATGAGAAGACATCTGAGATGGTTGACCCGGCCACAGCAGAGCGTTTCCACTCTTGGAGTGCGTACGATATTGAGCAGGCAATTCACATCCTCACCGAAGGGATTGATCGCAACCGCATCTCTCCGGCAACCGGTGCCAAAGTTGCCATTCTCCGGGTACTTGAATATTCCAGCAACCGTCACAACTAACAAACAACCGCCTGATGGACATTGGATGTCCGTCATCGGGGATATTCATTTTGTCTGCCTGTCCGCAAACAGGACTTATGGAAGTCCAGATATCGTAAATATTAATAAAATAAACGCCAGGCTATGCCTGGCGTTTATTTTCTAGTGGCTCAAGTAAGCCACGATAAACGCCAACCCGGGGTTGGCGTTTATTTTTGACTGTTTTACTCTGGGTTGATCTCGGCTTTGAGGCGTGCTGTTAGATCTTCAACACTCATACTCCCCACCTTGCCTTCGTCGCGACTCTCAAGCGTGACCTCTTTTTTATCGACTTCTTGCTCACCAATGACGAGGAAGTATGGAACCTTCTCAAGCTTTGTATTGCGGATCTTTTTGCCGAGTGATTCAGATGA includes:
- a CDS encoding type IIA DNA topoisomerase subunit B; the encoded protein is MAERKAKETTEKKTATPKGAKTAGKYGAEEITVLEGLEAVRRRPGMYIGTTGPEGLHHLVWEVFDNSRDEAMGGFADRIEVALLPEGRVRVADNGRGIPVDIHSKTKVSALETIMTTLHAGGKFGGEGYKVSGGLHGVGVSVVNALSRYVKAVVHRDGGMYMQEYTKGGKAKAKVKKVRASKLTGTVITFEADPEIFTEIAYDWNKIVSHLRQQAYLVKGLSIAILDLREYTGGVEDEAGLYLRDLGLECPSMSFYFEGGLLSLVKFQNRHQKSVHKNIFYVEKEADDVGVEISLQYVDDISARISAFANNIYNPEHGTHITGFKTALTRTLNNYSKKAGGKEGEAFTGDDVLEGITVVVSVKMPEIQFEGQTKGKLGSVEARGAVESVFSEAFSTFLEEHPEDAKMIIGKATLALKARKAAKAAKDSVLRKGALEGLTLPGKLADCSTRNADESELFIVEGDSAGGSSKQGRDRRTQAILPLRGKILNVERARLDRMLASNEIKSLVVALGTAIGDTFDIEKLRYHKIIIATDADVDGAHIRTLLLTLFYRYFKPIIEGGYLYIAQPPLYKIKKGREVSYAYTEDDKIKILGKDAEVIEETPEGATDVEEDAEEAETGEAKAKSSKKVHIQRYKGLGEMNPEELWETTMDPEHRVLKQVTIEDVQEADRIFDTLMGTDVASRKTFIQSNAKYAQLDI
- a CDS encoding sortase; translation: MKDQGIKGHTGSLVTAIVAVRWRFLFLFVFMFGMTLFLLSMVGLVPERITEREPAGTEVAYASREYAGDPKRILIPSVGVDANIENPQSREIEALDRALKEGVVRYPGTGVLTENANIFLFGHSSYLPSVINKNYQVFNNLQKLGAGDEIFVDSGDMRYVYRVTSVVLDEAGNVVVDFSRGERMLTLATCNSFGEKDERYVVRAKYVGSYLLTI
- a CDS encoding phenylalanine--tRNA ligase beta subunit-related protein; this translates as MLISYNWLQTYFDTKLPTPDELAEKLTFHSFEIEGVEKTENDTVIDVDVLPNRAHDCLSHRGIAKELSVLFEIPLNRDVLREDEPEFSESKLLSVDIEDSLLCRRYSAAVIRGVKVAPSPEWLKARLEALGQRSINNIVDATNYVMFGLGQPLHAFDMKKLEERDGAYRINVRSAHDGESITTLTGEGYELTPQTLLITDGNSDAPIGIAGIKGGKIAEVDQETTDIVLESANFNPAHTRKSSQILKLRTDASTRFENELAPEYAPYGLREVVALILDIAGGEAEGYVDIFPRQQSIPYITGVSLEEINSLLGTSVKEQDVEQILDRFGFVFERVSPIDRVLEEARKHEGVSYKYGASIRFDAPKAFDCSSFVSYVFSRAGVGVPRIAIDQYVCGEEVAEDDLKPGDVVFSIGKDTEARESFKRVADGAEVTVQAVKYQTIEYMPGTAVVSGVSHCGIYLGDGKVIHAAGKSSDNQVVVNDIAHDVNFANIVGYRRMVDTAPRFVVAVPFERLDLRIKEDLIEEIGRVYGYENVSEIPVEKEKQKVSVNKNFYYAEKIRDLLTTKGFAEVYTYSMGESGDIEIENPIAEDKKFLRTSLVGGLSGSLGLNTKNAPLFGGGDVRIFEIGKVFSDDIEYTSLGIASSNSKNVLEVLTDLSGELEQKIEASESNKELFVCNLDMLVANLPEPKEYDVSVEQKQVVYRPFSSYPFALRDIAVWVPEKVTADDLLEEIVSVAGDLLVQSSLFDEFSKDGRVSYAYRLVLQSPERTLSDEDIDAVMNRVTVQLSNKEGFEVR
- a CDS encoding four helix bundle protein — encoded protein: MSKSYENLDIWKNGTDFATLVYKVTLDFPKSEQFGITSQLRRAVVSAPLNIAEGSSRTSKKDYARFIEIAIGSLNEVVSLLVISKNLDYLTVQKYEEMKEAALGIGRSLGAFKKYLLK
- the pheS gene encoding phenylalanine--tRNA ligase subunit alpha, with the translated sequence MTAEHTAHIHPITRMIREINAIFGEMGFTFAEGPEIETEHYNFDALNVPANHPARDMWDTFWLKPLNAKKLLRTHTSPVQVRYMEAHKDDLPIRIIAPGKVYRHEATDMTHEAQFYQVEGLMIGKDVTLAHLKGVLTTFFEKFFGADVEVRLRPSYFPFVEPGVEIDMRLVGENVPERLAGKWIEIMGAGMVHPKVLESSGIDPREWQGFAFGTGVERLGMLKYGIDDTRLFHTGDLRFVNQF